A section of the Labrus bergylta chromosome 21, fLabBer1.1, whole genome shotgun sequence genome encodes:
- the fbxw10 gene encoding F-box/WD repeat-containing protein 10 — protein MVVPGSLKSVSGVSRYRDFISCLHVNLSKRILGLLDEHTLRLCQKVCRYWQHLAQETLEEMNLARTFQYKMKAMMQRSKTMNKVSPTYAKIVEVPVPVREDEGDIPPRVSKVKLFEAAYAPIKTKTVQMEERNVYCSAYFTTVLVDKVDPSRVLDYRGGSFMAVGSKDRVVNLLYVTSRAKSVSVLKGHVGSIRVVLLCEERDLLISGSCDSSIRCWNLKTDSCVMMLYGHTGTVNCLDVYADRLVSGAKDCVVKVWSLQTGKQFEDLNFKHPCPIQCVKINRTTVYSGCNRGIIKVWNMETAALIRVIDAHKNSVKCLFLDEWHLLSADSKGQVKAWSTNCDVKECLMTFNHPKEVKSMTLMYLRVITGCADGRIRVLNFLTGDCVREIKAEAETGRILSLHFHDNSILVNSSTSVMRYQFAKVFWDYTESTESGREDVVAQDHTKKVASIGSKMLNFNIKKPERSELLHHACCSSNPGKERSKSAPESVMRSEKAASERMRKRGLHHPLTRDSIHLRVNAMQRARCTDEVSVNMERNARLRDSWGPETSKSQTSPPELPQDAHLRRPKTCVPILKPAVSQSVTRPVQGRVQCHSADTRRPIRRLSGFIKSAAEEPRAPEGVFTTRSVPQSERDMKTRTSLPRISPVSPIRERGGFRLISEKQQEDCIRAKRKLMKSC, from the exons GTCTGTTGGACGAGCACACTCTGAGACTATGTCAGAAAGTTTGTCGATACTGGCAGCACCTCGCACAGGAAACACTGGAGGAGATGAACTTGGCGAGGACATTTCAGTATAAAATGAAGGCCATGATGCAG agGAGCAAAACCATGAATAAAGTCAGTCCTACGTATGCCAAGATTGTTGAAGTCCCCGTTCCTGTCAGGGAAGATGAAGGGGATATTCCACCTCGTGtctcaaag GTCAAGCTGTTTGAAGCTGCTTATGCGCCAATCAAAACCAAGACGGTGCAAATGGAGGAGAGAAATGTTTATTGCAGTGCATATTTCACCACCGTGCTGGTCGACAA AGTAGACCCCAGTCGCGTGCTGGACTACAGAGGCGGATCGTTCATGGCCGTGGGCTCCAAGGATCGTGTGGTGAATCTGCTTTATGTGACGTCACGAGCGAAATCAGTGTCGGTGCTGAAGGGCCACGTTGGCAGCATCCGGGTGGTGCTTCTCTGTGAGGAACGAGACCTGCTGATAAGTGGAAGCTGCGACTCAAGCATCAG GTGTTGGAATTTGAAGACGGACTCTTGTGTGATGATGCTGTACGGTCACACTGGAACGGTGAACTGTCTGGACGTCTACGCTGATCGACTCGTCTCAGGAGCCAAAGACTGTGTGGTTAAAG TGTGGAGTCTGCAAACAGGGAAGCAGTTTGAGGATTTGAATTTCAAGCACCCGTGTCCCATCCAGTGTGTCAAGATCAACAGAACGACGGTGTACAGCGGCTGTAACCGAGGAATCATCAAAGTATGGAACATGGAGACTGCTGCTCTGATCCGG GTGATTGATGCCCACAAGAATTCAGTGAAGTGTCTGTTCCTTGATGAGTGGCACCTTTTATCGGCCGACTCTAAGGGTCAGGTCAAGGCCTGGAGCACCAACTGTGATGTCAAAGAGTGTCTGATGACCTTCAACCACCCAAA GGAGGTTAAGTCTATGACTCTGATGTACCTGCGTGTCATTACTGGCTGTGCCGATGGAAGGATTCGAGTGTTAAATTTCCTCACCGGAGATTGTGTGAGAGAAATCAAAGCAGAGGCAGAAACAGGACGAATACTGTCGCTACATTTCCATGACAACAG TATTTTAGTGAACTCATCAACGAGTGTGATGCGCTACCAGTTTGCCAAGGTGTTCTGGGATTACACAGAGTCAACAGAGAGCGGTAGAGAAGATGTGGTGGCTCAGGATCACACCAAAAAGGTGGCTTCAATCGGCTCAAAGATGCTCAACTTCAACATCAAGAAACCAGAGAGGTCTGAGCTGCTTCACCACGCCTGCTGCTCGTCTAACCCGG GCAAAGAGCGCAGTAAGAGTGCTCCAGAGTCGGTGATGCGGAGCGAGAAGGCAGCGAGTGAACGGATGAGGAAGAGAGGTCTTCATCATCCTCTCACACGTGACTCCATCCACCTCAGGGTCAATGCCATGCAGCGGGCGCGGTGCACCGACGAAGTGAGCGTCAACATGGAGCGCAACGCCCGGCTCAGAGACTCCTGGGGTCCTGAAACGTCCAAGAGTCAGACGAGTCCACCGGAGCTCCCGCAGGACGCTCATCTCCGTAGGCCCAAAACCTGTGTTCCCATTTTAAAGccagctgtcagtcaaagtGTGACACGCCCAGTCCAAGGCAGAGTTCAGTGTCACAGCGCCGACACGCGCAGGCCAATCAGGAGGCTGAGTGGGTTCATTAAAAGTGCAGCAGAAGAACCGCGAGCTCCTGAGGGAGTTTTTACGACGAGGTCCGTTCCTCAGTCAGAACGCGACATGAAAACTAGGACCAGCTTACCCAGGATCAGCCCTGTGAGTCCAATCAGAGAGCGGGGAGGATTCAGGCTGATCTCAGAGAAACAGCAGGAGGACTGCATCCGAGCCAAGAGGAAACTCATGAAGAGCTGTTAG